The genome window GTTTTAGTAATACAATATATATCTTGTTTTCATAAAAGGTGGAATTAATTCCACCCTTTATGATACGTGATGTACAGCTACATAATATGAAACGATCCTTATTCTGCTTTTTGATTTTTATGGTGGCTTGTCGACAAAGACTATCTGATTCTGACAAAACTATAGCTAATTTAGATTTTAAAGAGCTTACAACTAAGTAGAGGGAACAACAGCATTTTTAGAAAAACGCAAGGCGGAGTTTTAGTAATACAATATATATCTTGTTATCATAAAAGGTGGAATTAATTCCACCCTTTATGATACGTGATGTACAGCTACATAATATGAAACGATCCTTATTCTGCTTTTTGATTTTTATGGTTTCTTGTCGACAAAGACCATCTGATTCTGACAAAACTATAGCTAATTTAGATTTTAAAGAGCTTACAACTAAGTAGAGGGAACAAAGGCCTTTTTAGAAAAACGCAAGGCGGGGTTTTAGTAATACAATATATATCTTGTTATCATAAAAGGTGGAATTAATTCCACCCTTTATGATACGTGATGTACAGCTACATAATATGAAACGATCCTTATTCTGCTTTTTGATTTTTATGGTTTCTTGTCGACAAAGACCATCTGATTCTGACAAAACTATAGCTAATTTAGATTTTAAAGAGCTTACAACTAAGTAGAGGGAACAAAGGCCTTTTTAGAAAAACGCAAGGCGGGGTTTTAGTAATACAATATATATCTTGTTATCATAAAAGGTGGAATTAATTCCACCCTTTATGATACGTGATGTACAGCTACATAATATGAAACGATCCTTATTCTGCTTTTTGATTTTTATGGTGGCTTGTCAACAAAGACCATCTGATTCTGACAAAACTATAGCTAATTTAGATTTTAAAGAGCTTACAACTAAGTAGAGGGAACAACAGCATTTTTAGAAAAACGCAAGGCGGAGTTTTAGTAATACAATGTATATCTTGTTATCATAAAGGGCGGAATTAATTCCACCCTTTATGATACGTGATGTACAGCTACATAATATGAAACGATCCTTATTCTGCTTTTTGATTTTTATGGTGGCTTGTCGACAAAGACTATCTGATTCTGACAAAACTATAGCTAATTTAGATTTTAAAGAGCTTACAACTAAGGAAGAAAAAAAAATATTTTTTAAAGAAGTATTTGATACTGATCAGGCTATTAGAAAAGAAAGTAATGATTTAGATTTGAAGCAAGCTGACGAAGCAAAACAATGAGCTATGTTTCATAGAATGGATTCCATAGATGATGTAAATATGGATAAAATAGCATGGTATCTAGACGATTATGAATATCCAGACAAAAAAAACTTATGGAGATAGTATAAGCAGAACACCAGCCCTAGTTGTTCATCATTCCAATAATGAAGGGATAAAAAGAGAATTCTATCCGGAATTTAAAGTTGTTCATGATCTAGGTCACTTAAATGCTAACTTCTTTGCGTTATACTTAAGTAGGCTATATGAAATAGAAAATGGAGTCTATTTTAGGATGAAAAGTCCCTATATAATTGAAGATCAAATAGTAAATTTAATTGTTGAGTTAGATTTATAGTATGCATATTTCACAAAGGGTGGAATTAATTCCACCCTTTGTGATGATCAAATCTCAAAATCTACATTTACAGAACCTGCTTTGTGATGCTCTTTCTGATTTTGAATATATCTGGCTATCATTTTAACGTCTTTAGGACTTACAGTAAATAAACCATAACCACGCTGCCAACTAAAACTATCTAAAAATTTGTGATTTTCATTGAGCCATCTTGAGCTTGAGCCTTTGATATCTTTCAACATCTTTGAAATATCGAGTTGCGGATTTGCATGTAATAATATATGAACATGATCTTCCATACCATTAATCATAATTGGATCACAACCTATTTCTTCACATTTATACCAAATCATTGTATATAATTCTGGTTGTAAATGAACTGAAAGTAATAGTTCTCGATTCTTAGTACCAAAAACAATATGAAAATAAGCATGTATGTTATTGCGAGACATATTTTAAAGATAAGTTATCTATCAAAAATGGTGGAATTAATTCCACCATTTGTGATGATCAAAACTTGTGGGAACCATCTCCATTTATCTATCTCTATAACTATCCTCTAAACAAAAAGAAATCATTTTTCATATCTTCGATTTTTTCATCCTTATTGGTAATGATGTAATCCAGTGCTTTTTCTGTGAATTCTAATCCTTTTTTAGTTAGAGACACTGCCTGATTCTGAATGGTAATCATGTTGTTGTTTTCAGCTAGGTTCAGAACAGTTTTAGAACGTACTTTTCCCCAATTGATATGTTCTTGTAAATGACCTACTCGTCTTTCTTCTTCACTATCATGATTATTCAAGTGAAGTAAAAACGTCAGCAGGGAAACTTCAATACGCTGCCTCTTCTGTCGGAAGAGTACTGCGATCAATCCTTTAGAAGGGGCAAAAAGATAGACCAATAAAAATATCAATCCTAAAACGGTAGTGATCGATCCGCTGATGGAGGCGTCTAGCCATACTGCAAAATAATAACCACCTACAGCGCTCATAATTCCAAACAGTACAGACAGTAGGATCATTTTATTTAAATCGGTAGTCAGCAAATATGCTGTGGCAGCTGGCGCGATCATCAAAGCAACTACTAGAATAGCTCCTACAGCATCAAAAGAAACCACGGTAGTTACCGAAGCTATACTCATCAATCCATAATGCATCAAAACAGGAGAAAAACCTAAAGCAGAGGATAATCCTACATCAAACGTACTTAGTTTTAATTCTTTATAAAAAGCTAGAAGCAATGCTAAGGTGATCAATAAAGTAGTAGAAATGGTCCACATGCTTTTGGGTCCATAGCTCACATTGTCAATCATCAATTGATCAAAGGCAGCGTATTCTAGCCTACCTACAAGAACAGCGTCTGCATCCAGATGTATATCACTTGCATAAATAGCGATCAACAACACTCCAATACTAAACAAGGCTGGAAAAACAAGCCCAATAGCGGTATCTTCTTTTACCAATCCTGTTTTCTGAATGGCTTCTACAAGAACAACGGTTATAATGCCGCTAAAGGCAGCTAATAAAATCAACCAAGGGGAAGCGAGGTCTTCGGTAATAAAAAAGCCAATGACGATCCCGGGAAGAATAGAATGGCTGATCGCATCACTAATTAATGCCATTTTACGCAATACCAAAAACACCCCTGGTATCGCACAAGCAACTGATGTAAGACAAGCAATTAGTATGATAGCTACCTCTGAATTCATGATTCTGGAATATTAGTAGTATATAAGTTTTGAGCTGTTTCAAAACCTTCTTCTGTAAGGGACCAGTCCTGACCCTGGATGGTAATCCAATGTTTATCTGCTAGAGCACTTAAAGTCCCTTTAGTATACCCTTGAAAACCGTTTAAGATTCTAATAGCATGAGGTCTGGAAATATCTTCATGCTTTTCCACAATTCCATACATAAAATACAATGTTTTCTTTAATTCTAGGTCTCTGCGATTTCTAATCAATCGAATCTGTTTGAATAAAATTCCACGACCAGGAGAAAAAATAAAAGAAATAGCTACAAAAACCGCTGCGACTAGAACGATGACAGGCCCTGTAGAGAGGTTGTTATAAGACGCACTTATCGCTGTTCCAAAAACTCCTGAAAACATACCAAATACAGCTGCTAGTAGCACCATCATACCAAGGCTATTGGTCCATTGTCTTGCGGCGGCAGCAGGAGCGAGCAGCATGGCACTCATCAATACGACACCTACCGTTTGTAAGCCTATCACTATCGCAAGAACAATAAAAAAGCTGATCAATCCATCTATAAAACGGGTGTTAAAGCCCAAAGTAGACGCATAGTTTTTATCAAACAATAGCAACTTAAATTCTTTCCAAAACAACAACATAACCGCAAGACTAATTCCGGTTACAATGACCATTAGCATCACATCACTTTCTACTAAAGTCGCTGCCTGACCAAACAAATATTTATCCAGTCCTGCCTGATTTGCATCTGGCTGTTTTTTTAAATAACTCAATACCAACTCCCCAAACCCAAAGAACAAACTCAAGATCAATCCCAAAGCCGTATCCGTTTTTAAATGTGTTTTAGTGACGATTCCGTGTATCCAAACGGTACCTATTAATCCGCTGATAAGTGCTCCTAAAAGCAACACGTTAGAATCTTTAAGACCCGTAAACAAAAATGCCAGCGCAATTCCAGGTAAGGCTGCATGAGAAATAGCATCTCCTAGAAGACTTTGTTTTCTCAATACCGCAAAACTTCCCAACATTCCACAAATCGCCCCTAAGATAGCTGTTCCCAGTGTTATGGTGCGTAAGGTATAATCGGTAAAGAAATCTGTTAATTCCATTTTAAATTCAAAATCAAAAAAAACTAAAATCAAGTTTAGCTTTCCATTTATTTATATTATTTATATCAGTTCCACTTCATATTTTCTAAAGAAAACAGAAGTTTATGCCGAACTTGATTCAGAGCAAAAGCGAGATTATTAAAAATGTCTGGTTGAGCGGTAGTCGAAACCTTTTTAAAAATCTCAATTTCTAAACGTTCTCAACTCTCGCACGAATTGGCATCTGTTTCAAATTCGAGTTCGAGTTTGAGTTCAAGTTCATTCTATTTTTGCACCGCAACCTTATAATTGATCCCATAGGTTTTCGTCAAGTTATCATCATTAAAAATGTCTTTTACTGGGCCTGTTGCGATGCGTTTTACATTTAAGAAAGTGACCCAATCAAAATATTCAGGTACCGTTTGTAAATCGTGATGCACAACGATGACCGTTTTTCCAGCTTTACGTAATTCCTTTAAAATATTGATAATCGCAATTTCAGTAGTTGCGTCTACTCCTTGAAAGGGCTCATCCATAAAGTAGATAGCTGCATTTTGCACCAATGCTCTTGCGAGAAAAATACGTTGCTGCTGGCCACCAGAAAGTTGTGAGATTTGCCTTCCTTTAAAGGCTAACATCCCTACCTTTTCTAATGCTTCTAGCGCTTGTTTTTTTTGCTTAGCACCCGGTCTTTTAATCCATCCCAATGCTCCGTAAGTTCCCATCATCACAACATCTAGGGCTGTCGTGGGAAAATCCCAATCTACACTTCCTTTTTGAGGTACATACGCCACCTTATCCCGTTGTTTTTTATAAGGTTTTCCATAGATAGAAACAGATCCAGCTATCGGACTAATAATCCCAAGAATAGCCTTGATTAAAGTCGATTTTCCTGCACCGTTAGGTCCTACAATAGCCATCAATACACCTTCTGGAATAGAAAGGTCTATATCCCAAAGCACCGGTTTGTAATTATAGGCTACGGTAAGGTCATCTACTGCAACAGCTATTTTTTGTTCCATTATTTAAGTGCGTTTACAATCGTGTTCACGTTGTGCTTATACATTCCTATATAGGTTCCTTCTTCTGTTCCTGCACTTCCTAATGCATCGCTGAATAACTCGCCGCCTATAATAACATCATGGTCTTGTGCGTTCACAGCGGCTTGCAAGGCTTCTACCGTACGTCTCGGAACACTGCTTTCTATAAAAATAGCTTTTATTTTATTGTCTATAATGAACTGGGTAATGCGCTGAACATCTTTTACTCCAGCTTCTGTTGCTGTAGAAATTCCTTGGAGACCTACTACTTCAAAGTCAAAAGTTCTCCCGTAATAATTAAAAGCATCATGAGCTGTAACGAGAATTCTTTTCTCTTTAGGCAACTCTTCCACCTTCTTATCAAGACCTATTTTGAGCTCCTTCAATTTCTTTAAATACACATCCCGATTTACTTCAAAAGCTGCTGCATTTTCTGGATCTAATTCTGAAAGTCTTTTAGTTATATAAATAGTAATATCATTCCAGTAAGATAAGTCAAACCATATATGTGGGTCGTAATTGCTTGCAAAATACTCACTGCCTATTAGTGTGTTCTCCTCTACACCATCGCTTATCGCAATCGTAGTTTTTGCTAGTTCGTTCATCTTTTCAAAAACCTCGACCAGCTTGCCTTCTAAGTGCAAACCATTGTAAAAAATCACATCAGCGCGATCTAACTTTCTAAAATCGCCCTGACTGGCTTTGTACAAATGTGGATCTATACCGCTGCCCATCAGGCCATTTACTTCAATCAAATCGCCACCTATATTCTCCACGAGATCTGTAATCATCGTGGTGGTAGTGACTACTCGCAGCTTGCCATTTTCTTCTTTTTTATCGCCGCAGCTTATTAAAAATATGGCTATTAAGAGAAATAAGATTCTTTTCATAATTATATGTTTGTTATAATTCCGCTTTCGCGAAAGCGGAGCATTTTAAAATCATAGTTTTTTGTAATAACCTAGAATTCCATATCTAGATCAACTAAGCGTTATAAGCTTTTTCCGAAACTACCATTAATTAAATGGAGTCAATATTTTAGTCACTTCTACCTCATCCAAAAATCCAGAATACTGATAAAGTATCTCAAGATCTTTATTTATAATTAATAATACAGGATAAGATTTATCTTCACTTTGCCTTAACAACTCTTGAGCTAATTGATGAATTCCAGTATGGTGTCCAGTAGCTTTAAAACTAAATTTTACATTTCTAAAAATGACATCTTTCTTACTTTCTGCATCAAACGGTACAAAATAGAAATCCTTATTTATTAATTCTACGAGTGGCTTATCGCTAAAAGTATCTTCGTCCATCGCTTTACAATATTTACACCACTGCGTGTATAAAAAAACGATAACTGGTTTATCTTCTTGCTCCAATGCTATGTCCAACTCTTCAAAACTGTAGTTTTTCAAATCACTGTCTTTTTGGGCAACTGCAAGTAATGGTAGCAACCAAACTAATAAAATAAGTAAAACAGTTTTCATAAACTTCGTTTTAAAAAATACTGTATCTAAACCCTAAGAAACCTCTTATTCCTTGATTACTGGCATATACATAACTAGGATCAAAGGTAAGTGCATTTGGGTTATCAGGTGTGGCAACAGCCTGTCCACTTTGATCAAATTGTACACCTTCATCAAATGGGTCAAATGCTCTTGCAATACTATTAGATGCCGGCGTAAAGTTCAAAAGGTTTTTAACACCGCCATAAACTTCCCATTGGGTCCCAAAAGTTTTAGAGAGCTGGATGTTTTGAACGCTAAATACTGGTGAAAATTCATCTCTAGGATCGGTATCACTTATAAGAGGTAATCTCATAGGTCCATAAACGTTTCCTGTATAATCAATATTTAAATCCCAAGCTTTTATCTTGTAACTGATGCTCCATACACCACTATATCCTTCGGTTAATAGTTGTCTCGTGCGCTCGCCATCTTCTGTTATAGATACATCCATTAAGGTTGCGCCAGCAAGAATTTTTAAACCGTTTCTAAAAACAACATCTGCGTTGATTGATACTCCTTGTGATACAGCAAATCCATCAAGATTGCTATAGATAATCCTGTTAAAATCAGTCTCGTAATCTGGCAGTATTCTATTGGTGAAATAGGTATAAAATGCACTAGCATCTAGATTAAAAAATGTATTATTTTTAGTTCTAAAGGTTTTTACATAATTCACATTTGCATTCCATGAAGTTTCTGGCTCTAGTTCTCCTTCAAAAACTACTTCTCTAGCACCAGTGAGTGCCGCATGATCTTCTGTAAATACATTTGCCACTCTAAACCCGTTACCAACACTTAGCCTTAGGACGTTAGATTTATCTCTAGAAGACCACTTGTAATTTACACGTGGTGAAAACACATTTCCATGAATACTATTGTAATCATATCGCACACCTAACAATAACTTTTTACGATCTGTAATAGCTATTTCATCTTGTACAAATACTCCTGGTAAATGAATTACAGATGGTAGGTCTCCCAAACCATCAGCGGTTGAGGTCGCAAAGGTATTGTCGTTATAATAGGTATACCTATAAGCTGCACCTGCAAGTAAATCATGTGAAGAACCTAACTTCTTACTCCAAGTAAGCTGACCAAATCCTATGTATTGATCTGCATCATAAGAAGTGGTTCCATAAAATGAATCTTGTGAATGTCCATTCCCACTAAATTGAAAGCTCAAATCCTCATCAGTAGGCAAATCATATCTTCCAAAGGCTTCCCATCTACTGGTATAAATACTTTCCCCATAAACCTCATCTCCACCACGGTCTGCACTCGTCCAATCCATCTCGCCGCCCCATCTATCTTCATAAACATACCTTCCTGCAATGGAGAATACCTTACCGTCTTCTCTATCAAAGTTTATTTTATTAAAAATAGAAATTCTATTCTGCAAAGTCATGTCTGTAAATCCGTCACCGTTATTATCAATGGGGTTTTGATAATTAAAATAACTAACCCCTAAAATACCAGAGGTCTTATCTGACAATTGATAACCTGTTCCAACATCTGTACTTACTTCACCCCATGATGTAGTGAAATTATCAAAGCTTAGCTTATTTGCTCCTGTTGGTTTTTTAGTTATTACATTGATCACTCCGCCTACTGCTTCAGAACCGTATAATGTAGATGCTGGCCCTTTTACAATCTCCACTCTTTCTATAAGTGCTTGGGGAATACCGGTAAGACCATATACGGTAGATAGACCACTTACTATAGGTAATCCATCAATCAACACCATGGTATAAGGACCTTCTAGACCATTTATGTGTATATCTCCCGTATTACAAACACTACAATTAAGTTGTGGCCGTACACCGTTTACATTTTGTAAAGATTCAAAAATGGAAGGTGTTGGGTTTTTCTTAAAAAAACTTTGAGTATACACCTCAACTGGCACAGGACTCTCTAACTTACTAACTGGCTTGAGAGTACCCGTAATAACTATTTGATCTAAAGCGCCTAAGTCTTCTTTTAAATTTATTTGAAGCACATATGGATTTTTGTCGTCTGTTAAATTCACCTCTACCACAGCGCTTTTATAACCAACGGCACTCACACTAATTTTGATAAGCCCTTTCGGTAAATTTTCTAATTTAAAAACCCCATTTTTATCGGCAGAAATTCCTTTTCTTAATTCTGGCGCGTATACATTAGCAAAGGGTACGGTCTCCAGAGCACTCTTGACAATACCTTCAATTACAAAGGTTTCAGGTGTTTTTTGAGACTGGTTTTCTTGACTGTACATTATGAATGGTAAACAAAGCACCA of Nonlabens sp. Ci31 contains these proteins:
- a CDS encoding metal ABC transporter permease; translated protein: MNSEVAIILIACLTSVACAIPGVFLVLRKMALISDAISHSILPGIVIGFFITEDLASPWLILLAAFSGIITVVLVEAIQKTGLVKEDTAIGLVFPALFSIGVLLIAIYASDIHLDADAVLVGRLEYAAFDQLMIDNVSYGPKSMWTISTTLLITLALLLAFYKELKLSTFDVGLSSALGFSPVLMHYGLMSIASVTTVVSFDAVGAILVVALMIAPAATAYLLTTDLNKMILLSVLFGIMSAVGGYYFAVWLDASISGSITTVLGLIFLLVYLFAPSKGLIAVLFRQKRQRIEVSLLTFLLHLNNHDSEEERRVGHLQEHINWGKVRSKTVLNLAENNNMITIQNQAVSLTKKGLEFTEKALDYIITNKDEKIEDMKNDFFLFRG
- a CDS encoding TonB-dependent receptor, which codes for MKKIFFMVLCLPFIMYSQENQSQKTPETFVIEGIVKSALETVPFANVYAPELRKGISADKNGVFKLENLPKGLIKISVSAVGYKSAVVEVNLTDDKNPYVLQINLKEDLGALDQIVITGTLKPVSKLESPVPVEVYTQSFFKKNPTPSIFESLQNVNGVRPQLNCSVCNTGDIHINGLEGPYTMVLIDGLPIVSGLSTVYGLTGIPQALIERVEIVKGPASTLYGSEAVGGVINVITKKPTGANKLSFDNFTTSWGEVSTDVGTGYQLSDKTSGILGVSYFNYQNPIDNNGDGFTDMTLQNRISIFNKINFDREDGKVFSIAGRYVYEDRWGGEMDWTSADRGGDEVYGESIYTSRWEAFGRYDLPTDEDLSFQFSGNGHSQDSFYGTTSYDADQYIGFGQLTWSKKLGSSHDLLAGAAYRYTYYNDNTFATSTADGLGDLPSVIHLPGVFVQDEIAITDRKKLLLGVRYDYNSIHGNVFSPRVNYKWSSRDKSNVLRLSVGNGFRVANVFTEDHAALTGAREVVFEGELEPETSWNANVNYVKTFRTKNNTFFNLDASAFYTYFTNRILPDYETDFNRIIYSNLDGFAVSQGVSINADVVFRNGLKILAGATLMDVSITEDGERTRQLLTEGYSGVWSISYKIKAWDLNIDYTGNVYGPMRLPLISDTDPRDEFSPVFSVQNIQLSKTFGTQWEVYGGVKNLLNFTPASNSIARAFDPFDEGVQFDQSGQAVATPDNPNALTFDPSYVYASNQGIRGFLGFRYSIF
- a CDS encoding metal ABC transporter permease, which produces MELTDFFTDYTLRTITLGTAILGAICGMLGSFAVLRKQSLLGDAISHAALPGIALAFLFTGLKDSNVLLLGALISGLIGTVWIHGIVTKTHLKTDTALGLILSLFFGFGELVLSYLKKQPDANQAGLDKYLFGQAATLVESDVMLMVIVTGISLAVMLLFWKEFKLLLFDKNYASTLGFNTRFIDGLISFFIVLAIVIGLQTVGVVLMSAMLLAPAAAARQWTNSLGMMVLLAAVFGMFSGVFGTAISASYNNLSTGPVIVLVAAVFVAISFIFSPGRGILFKQIRLIRNRRDLELKKTLYFMYGIVEKHEDISRPHAIRILNGFQGYTKGTLSALADKHWITIQGQDWSLTEEGFETAQNLYTTNIPES
- a CDS encoding metal ABC transporter solute-binding protein, Zn/Mn family, whose product is MKRILFLLIAIFLISCGDKKEENGKLRVVTTTTMITDLVENIGGDLIEVNGLMGSGIDPHLYKASQGDFRKLDRADVIFYNGLHLEGKLVEVFEKMNELAKTTIAISDGVEENTLIGSEYFASNYDPHIWFDLSYWNDITIYITKRLSELDPENAAAFEVNRDVYLKKLKELKIGLDKKVEELPKEKRILVTAHDAFNYYGRTFDFEVVGLQGISTATEAGVKDVQRITQFIIDNKIKAIFIESSVPRRTVEALQAAVNAQDHDVIIGGELFSDALGSAGTEEGTYIGMYKHNVNTIVNALK
- a CDS encoding metal ABC transporter ATP-binding protein, giving the protein MEQKIAVAVDDLTVAYNYKPVLWDIDLSIPEGVLMAIVGPNGAGKSTLIKAILGIISPIAGSVSIYGKPYKKQRDKVAYVPQKGSVDWDFPTTALDVVMMGTYGALGWIKRPGAKQKKQALEALEKVGMLAFKGRQISQLSGGQQQRIFLARALVQNAAIYFMDEPFQGVDATTEIAIINILKELRKAGKTVIVVHHDLQTVPEYFDWVTFLNVKRIATGPVKDIFNDDNLTKTYGINYKVAVQK
- the tnpA gene encoding IS200/IS605 family transposase codes for the protein MSRNNIHAYFHIVFGTKNRELLLSVHLQPELYTMIWYKCEEIGCDPIMINGMEDHVHILLHANPQLDISKMLKDIKGSSSRWLNENHKFLDSFSWQRGYGLFTVSPKDVKMIARYIQNQKEHHKAGSVNVDFEI
- a CDS encoding thioredoxin family protein, yielding MKTVLLILLVWLLPLLAVAQKDSDLKNYSFEELDIALEQEDKPVIVFLYTQWCKYCKAMDEDTFSDKPLVELINKDFYFVPFDAESKKDVIFRNVKFSFKATGHHTGIHQLAQELLRQSEDKSYPVLLIINKDLEILYQYSGFLDEVEVTKILTPFN